A region of Dictyostelium discoideum AX4 chromosome 1 chromosome, whole genome shotgun sequence DNA encodes the following proteins:
- a CDS encoding hypothetical protein (Similar to Dictyostelium discoideum (Slime mold). hypothetical 97.7 kDa protein): protein MEIIINNLTKKILKDYSLIKEPIQRIIPLNNCNENEKVFFKVWRNKVIRGEIFYHLRLYSIHFYQRKFNVESLEGFKYKDYLKDLIYDVDSEKYEYDKVVPSQIPSSISSLNFDFRFNQMIRIGSISENITSLSFGFYFNQPITQGMLPSNLAILKFGDSWNQVIEEGALPNSITSLTFGKYYDLPIGSGSVLPEKLKYLQFGWKYSQELKVGVLPHGLEVLKLGDTFNSTIECNTLPATLKELYFGHAFNQEILKNSLPEGLETLAFDGHFKMDLPPGILPQSLLNLTFGYFNQKLSVGSLPLNLKKLYFRHNYNHQFTKGILPNSIENLELSHSYNKPIEPNVLPTSLKHIQFGYEFNTPLVKGSLPESLTSLKFGHDFNKVIEKDVIPKSVKVIQFGLDFNQSVLQEDDDGGGGTTNILPESLEELICDNFNFGEIPKSVRKLKLNHYFDQIIEPGFIPDSVKSIEFGYYFDQPIELGALPNSLESLIFGFNFNREILVGSLPSSIEYLEFGYRFNKQLPRGTLPSKKLKSIKFGACYDQVFNNSSNILPDRLESIRLGEKYNQILYSINLPSNLQSISFGINYTQILNESSLPSSIKSISVGSGCPIIESLPKSITMLSCFNSNFKFLYKIDINRFYHYIKVLNGSLHLNRY, encoded by the coding sequence atggaaattataattaataatttaacaaaaaaaatattaaaagattattcattaattaaagaacCAATACAAAGAATTAtaccattaaataattgtaatgaaaatgaaaaagttttttttaaagtttggaGAAATAAAGTTATTAGAGGtgaaattttttatcatcttcgtttatattcaattcatttttatcaaagAAAGTTTAATGTTGAATCATTGGAAggatttaaatataaagattatttaaaggATTTAATATATGATGTGGATAGTGAAAAATATGAATATGATAAAGTTGTACCATCACAAATACCATCGTCTATATCATCATTAAACTTCGATTTTAGATTCAATCAAATGATTAGAATTGGCTCAATCTCTGAAAATATTACAAGTCTTTCATTTGGTTTCTACTTTAATCAACCGATTACCCAAGGAATGCTGCCATCGAATTTGGCCATTTTGAAATTTGGTGACTCGTGGAACCAGGTCATTGAAGAGGGAGCACTCCCAAACTCAATAACTTCGTTAACCTTTGGCAAATATTATGACCTTCCAATTGGGTCGGGAAGTGTACTACCggaaaaattgaaatatttacaatttggGTGGAAATATTCCCAAGAATTGAAAGTGGGTGTTCTCCCACACGGTTTGGAAGTATTGAAATTGGGAGACACATTCAACAGTACCATAGAATGTAATACATTACCAGCCACTTTAAAAGAGCTTTATTTCGGACACGCATTCAATCaagagattttaaaaaattctttaccAGAGGGGTTGGAAACACTTGCATTCGATGGCCATTTTAAAATGGATTTACCACCTGGAATTTTACCACAAtcattattgaatttaacatttggttactttaatcaaaaattatcaGTTGGTTCATtacctttaaatttaaagaaacttTATTTTAGACATAATTACAATCACCAATTCACCAAAGGAATTTTACCAAACTctattgaaaatttagaattatcCCATTCCTAcaataaaccaattgaacCAAATGTATTACCAACATCATTGAAACATATTCAATTTGGGTATGAATTTAATACACCATTGGTTAAAGGATCGTTACCTGAATCTTTAACATCCTTAAAATTTGGCCACGATTTTAATAAggtaattgaaaaagatgTAATTCCAAAATCAGTAAAAGTAATTCAGTTTGGTTTAGATTTCAACCAATCTGTATTACaagaggatgatgatggtggtggtggtactACAAATATTTTACCAGAATCATTGGAAGAGTTAATTTGtgataatttcaatttcggTGAAATTCCTAAATCAGTTAGAAagctaaaattaaatcattatttcgATCAAATTATCGAACCTGGTTTCATACCAGACTCAgtgaaatcaattgaatttggttaTTATTTCGACCAACCAATTGAATTAGGCGCACTTCCAAATTCTTTGgaatcattaatatttggatttaatttcaatagaGAGATATTGGTTGGTTCTCTTCCATCTAGTATTGAATATTTGGAATTTGGATACCgttttaataaacaattaccAAGGGGTACACTTCcaagtaaaaaattaaaatcaattaaatttggtgcTTGTTATGATCAagtatttaataatagttcaaatattttaccaGATAGATTGGAATCAATTCGATTGGGTGAAAAgtataatcaaattttatattcaattaatttacctTCAAATTTACAATCAATCTCTTTTGGTATAAATTATactcaaattttaaatgaatcaaGTTTACCATCATccataaaatcaatttcagtTGGTTCTGGTTGTCCaataattgaatcattaccaaaatcaataaCAATGTTATCTTGttttaatagtaattttaaattcctttataaaattgatattaatcgtttttatcattatattaaagttttaaatggttcattacatttaaatagatattaa
- the rnf113 gene encoding CCCH-type zinc finger-containing protein: MEKEESTNKNNENIQSENEINKIDNKSNTENPTIKCIFKKPNKQRNIRKRSDDLILNTSNNADEEDEDGNEEKDKKKLKSKINQYTTKQDKKNEFSYDSSGNAGSSINSAELSSTQYMNEEEEFKKEVVLSSSRNNNNNNNNNNNNNNDNISNSEGSGGSDNNDDGIYRGMKSYSTFVEKKSDLTYKGGGVKAGPMKTSTTFKLSNRIDHQPDVCKDYKQTGQCTFGDACKFLHDRSDYKSGWQIDKEYEEEQKQKRLNNINGIKNNNNDNKNNDDDKEQQQFPFACFICKKQYVDPVQTKCKHFFCEDCALTHNRKNKKCALCGEPTLGTFITPPKKILDQLMEISKSHFKNQS; the protein is encoded by the exons atggaaaaagaagaatcaacaaataaaaataatgaaaatatacaAAGTGAAAATgagataaataaaattgataataaaagtaatacaGAAAATCCAACAATAAAatgtatatttaaaaaaccaaacaaACAAAGAAATATAAGGAAAAGGTCagatgatttaatattaaacacATCAAATAATGcggatgaagaagatgaagatggcaatgaagaaaaagataaaaagaaattaaaatcaaaaataaaccaatataCAACAAAACAAGAT aAAAAGAATGAATTCTCATATGATTCATCAGGCAATGCAGGTTCGTCAATTAATTCAGCAGAATTATCATCAACACAATATATGAATGAAGaggaagaatttaaaaaagaagttgtattatcatcatctagaaataataataataataataataataataataataataataatgataacatAAGTAATAGTGaaggtagtggtggtagtgataataatgatgatggaaTTTATAGAGGTATGAAATCATACTCTACATTTGTTGAAAAGAAATCAGATTTAACTTATAAAGGTGGTGGTGTTAAAGCAGGACCAATGAAAACATCAACTACCTTTAAACTATCGAATAGAATTGATCATCAACCTGATGTATGTAAAGATTATAAACAAACTGGTCAATGTACATTTGGTGATGCTTGTAAATTTTTACATGATCGTAGTGATTATAAATCTGGTTGGCAAATTGATAAAGAATATGAAgaagaacaaaaacaaaaaagattaaataatattaatggtataaaaaataataataatgataataaaaacaatgacGATGacaaagaacaacaacaattccCATTCGCATGTTTTATATGTAAAAAACAATATGTTGATCCTGTTCAAACAAAATGTAAACATTTCTTTTGTGAAGATTGCGCATTAACTcataatagaaaaaataaaaaatgcgCATTATGTGGCGAACCCACTTTAGGAACATTCATAACACCACCAAAGAAGATTTTAGATCAATTAATGGAAATTTCCAAAtcacattttaaaaatcaatcataa